The Thermoplasmata archaeon genome includes a region encoding these proteins:
- a CDS encoding DapH/DapD/GlmU-related protein, with product MCEIKFGNGKIADNVKIGKNVKINAKNLIIEEGVEILDYTEIVGEDIVISRDVKIGDGVEIRSCHINISEKTRIDSHAKITAYEKFSVGRCSIIRKNALFKARAIEIGEFFYSDDNPIPLIIGGGGSDRPTARIKIGKRCVIHDSFINVCMPVELGDNVGMSPGSAIITHGFWNPVIEGYSSEFAPVRIGNNVIIGYRALILPGVTLGNFCSVGAGAVVTKSFPDYCVIGGVPAKIIKTKPDYPKYLTIENKKEIVEKILYEYSTLLEDRVDEVKYSKDDSCTIIYGKHNNTEFEIIFSLSIKEIEQNLADSSIRKIILSFDDCEATEKDFVINLRDYSWKGSDDEISDDLRDFLRHYGIRIFSRHFRSLPPKIKKKLFI from the coding sequence ATGTGTGAGATTAAATTCGGGAACGGCAAAATCGCTGATAATGTGAAAATCGGAAAAAATGTTAAAATTAATGCTAAAAATTTGATTATTGAAGAAGGCGTTGAAATTCTAGATTATACAGAAATTGTTGGAGAGGATATAGTAATTTCAAGAGATGTAAAAATAGGTGATGGTGTTGAGATAAGAAGTTGCCATATAAATATTTCAGAAAAGACAAGAATTGATTCACATGCTAAGATTACTGCTTACGAGAAATTTTCTGTTGGGAGATGTAGTATTATTAGAAAAAATGCATTATTTAAGGCTAGGGCAATTGAGATTGGAGAATTTTTCTACTCTGACGATAATCCAATTCCACTTATTATTGGAGGAGGCGGTTCGGATAGACCAACTGCAAGAATTAAGATTGGAAAAAGATGCGTTATTCACGATAGTTTCATAAATGTGTGCATGCCAGTAGAGCTCGGAGATAATGTTGGGATGAGTCCTGGATCTGCGATTATTACACACGGATTTTGGAATCCCGTGATTGAAGGATATTCTAGTGAGTTCGCCCCTGTGAGAATTGGAAATAATGTAATAATTGGCTATAGAGCATTGATATTGCCAGGGGTAACCCTAGGAAATTTTTGTTCGGTAGGTGCAGGTGCTGTAGTGACTAAATCTTTTCCTGACTATTGTGTGATAGGCGGTGTGCCTGCTAAAATTATTAAAACGAAGCCTGATTATCCAAAGTACCTAACGATCGAAAATAAAAAGGAGATTGTGGAAAAAATTCTTTATGAATATAGCACATTGTTAGAGGATAGGGTAGATGAGGTAAAGTACTCTAAAGATGATAGTTGCACAATAATATATGGAAAGCACAACAACACCGAATTTGAAATTATATTCAGTTTATCTATAAAAGAGATTGAACAAAATCTCGCGGATTCTAGCATAAGAAAAATTATACTTTCTTTCGATGATTGCGAGGCAACGGAGAAGGACTTCGTGATAAATCTTCGGGATTATTCCTGGAAGGGTTCGGATGATGAGATTAGTGATGACTTACGGGATTTTTTAAGGCATTATGGAATAAGAATTTTCTCGAGGCATTTCAGGTCTTTACCCCCGAAAATTAAGAAGAAATTATTTATATAG
- a CDS encoding MaoC/PaaZ C-terminal domain-containing protein, whose protein sequence is MCGKFFEDFELGERYRSPGRTVTETDIVTFAMLSGDWNSIHVDDVYAQDSLFGKRVAHGLLLLSIMSGMWVRLGVFEGSVIAFYGIDRLRFTKPVFSGDTIHLEMEIKEKREKDEKGGILVCNNNIINQKGDIVLVCDTLLLIKKKRPNS, encoded by the coding sequence ATGTGCGGGAAATTCTTTGAAGATTTTGAGCTCGGAGAGAGATATAGGTCACCGGGAAGAACAGTAACAGAGACAGATATTGTTACTTTTGCAATGCTAAGTGGTGACTGGAATAGTATTCATGTAGATGATGTGTATGCACAGGATTCTTTATTCGGAAAAAGAGTGGCTCATGGTTTGCTTCTGCTTTCAATTATGTCAGGTATGTGGGTAAGGCTAGGTGTCTTTGAGGGATCCGTGATTGCATTTTATGGAATAGATCGTCTTAGATTTACAAAACCTGTTTTCAGTGGAGATACGATTCATCTTGAGATGGAAATCAAAGAAAAACGAGAAAAAGATGAAAAAGGTGGAATTCTCGTATGTAATAACAATATCATAAACCAGAAGGGGGACATAGTCCTTGTATGCGATACCTTACTTCTTATAAAAAAGAAAAGACCAAACTCATAA
- a CDS encoding TIM barrel protein — translation MIKFGPAGIPLSCKGRTLRDGIIDVHSLGLTALEYQILRVNVVERSPYDDEIGKPMAEVSEFVFEIVRKEKKGTTVISDMTEKIRGKDTLRILLTAPTRNVADLRELNKLAKSIDVSLSIHVPYYIDLCNSPEIIQKSIFYMKLGGIIAKELDCNLVVTHLGPYHQSRSKRESLAIVEKQIASITKWYAEHGIKAKLGLEPSGREDIIGTMDEIFGLCKKVKGTQPVLNIPHLHARTGGKMNDKGEIYQLFEKARKFSPELYIVFSGVIVEGTAEVRMTPIKGGTLKFEPLAEILIDNNYDATIISNSPLLEHDAMYMKIMYERVFAKKVAKIKEKLVKKEVKKMKEVRQKKKVAKGGKKEK, via the coding sequence ATGATTAAATTTGGTCCAGCAGGAATTCCGCTCTCATGTAAAGGGAGAACCTTGCGAGACGGAATTATTGATGTCCATTCTCTTGGTCTCACAGCACTGGAATACCAGATTCTCCGTGTGAATGTGGTTGAACGCTCACCTTACGACGATGAGATAGGAAAACCAATGGCAGAAGTGAGTGAATTTGTGTTTGAAATCGTGCGTAAGGAAAAGAAGGGGACAACAGTGATTTCTGACATGACTGAGAAGATTCGTGGAAAGGACACACTGAGGATTCTGCTTACTGCCCCAACTAGGAATGTGGCAGACCTAAGAGAACTGAACAAACTCGCAAAGAGTATAGATGTCTCACTCTCAATTCATGTGCCCTACTACATTGACCTCTGTAATTCGCCAGAAATTATCCAGAAAAGCATTTTTTACATGAAGCTAGGTGGAATAATTGCCAAAGAGCTAGATTGCAATCTTGTAGTAACCCATCTCGGGCCTTACCACCAGAGTAGGAGCAAGCGGGAGTCCTTAGCAATTGTGGAGAAACAAATTGCTAGCATCACAAAGTGGTATGCAGAACACGGGATCAAAGCCAAACTCGGACTGGAACCCAGTGGAAGAGAAGATATCATAGGCACAATGGACGAAATTTTTGGGTTGTGCAAGAAGGTTAAGGGAACACAGCCAGTGTTGAATATACCTCACCTTCATGCCAGAACTGGTGGCAAAATGAATGACAAAGGTGAAATTTATCAACTTTTTGAGAAGGCGAGAAAATTTTCACCAGAACTCTACATTGTGTTTTCTGGTGTGATTGTGGAGGGCACCGCAGAGGTAAGAATGACACCAATAAAGGGTGGGACACTGAAATTTGAGCCATTAGCAGAGATACTAATAGACAACAATTACGATGCCACAATAATTTCAAATTCACCATTGCTCGAACATGATGCAATGTACATGAAGATAATGTATGAGCGTGTGTTTGCAAAGAAGGTGGCAAAAATAAAGGAAAAACTGGTGAAGAAAGAAGTCAAGAAGATGAAGGAAGTAAGGCAGAAGAAGAAAGTTGCCAAGGGAGGGAAGAAAGAGAAATGA
- the hxlB gene encoding 6-phospho-3-hexuloisomerase — protein MNATGENQKSTFQEAKSYILERVKEILENGDIETINVVVDKILKTRQIFVYGAGRSGIVGKAFAMRLVQMGLRAYFIGETITPIVEHGDLVFIVSNKGETYSAIQTANIVRRVGGEVVVLTSNRHSKLALAANHILELKIERDTKHRRFAPLGTLFEVAAFIFLDALVAEIMEKKNENEDTMRARHAIMV, from the coding sequence ATGAATGCAACTGGTGAGAACCAGAAGAGCACTTTCCAGGAGGCAAAGAGTTACATTCTAGAGCGAGTAAAAGAAATTCTTGAAAATGGAGACATTGAGACGATAAATGTTGTGGTTGATAAGATTCTGAAAACAAGGCAGATTTTTGTTTATGGAGCTGGACGCTCTGGTATAGTGGGTAAGGCATTTGCGATGCGACTTGTGCAGATGGGGTTACGCGCTTACTTTATCGGTGAGACAATTACACCGATTGTGGAACATGGCGACCTCGTGTTTATTGTCTCAAACAAGGGCGAGACCTATTCTGCAATCCAGACCGCTAACATTGTGCGAAGAGTAGGTGGAGAGGTTGTAGTGCTCACATCCAACAGGCATTCAAAACTGGCATTGGCTGCAAACCACATTTTGGAACTGAAGATAGAACGAGATACAAAGCACAGAAGGTTTGCACCACTGGGCACACTCTTTGAAGTTGCGGCATTCATATTCCTTGATGCCCTTGTGGCTGAGATCATGGAAAAGAAGAATGAGAATGAGGACACGATGAGAGCTAGGCATGCAATAATGGTGTAA
- the rtcA gene encoding RNA 3'-terminal phosphate cyclase, with the protein MIEIDGSYGEGGGQIVRTSAALALITQQPVRIKNIRAKRERAGLRPQHLSALKLLTELSDTKINGLRVGATELEILPGKPRGGKKKIDIGTAGSIALLLQSVLLPFVVGNEELELTIIGGTDVTRAPTMDYVAKVLLSLIKKLGVEAEIHVEQHGFYPAGGGIVNLNLRKSQLHSWVCTKPEGELELVGKIVCAHLPEHVPSRMKHAALKVFLGEEMAVEIEWVRARCPGVSITLWGQYENTVLGSSGVGEKGVPAEQIGEECADELKRNLANECTVDSKMADQILPFLAVAEGRSEFTTKYVSLHARTVAWVIDKFLQKKIEFVEEKEKVVVRVS; encoded by the coding sequence ATGATTGAGATAGATGGAAGCTATGGTGAGGGCGGAGGCCAGATTGTAAGGACTTCGGCAGCCCTTGCATTAATTACCCAACAGCCAGTAAGAATAAAAAACATAAGGGCAAAGCGAGAAAGAGCGGGTTTAAGACCTCAGCACCTTTCAGCACTGAAATTACTCACTGAGTTAAGCGATACGAAAATTAATGGGCTTAGAGTGGGAGCAACAGAGTTGGAGATTCTGCCTGGGAAACCAAGGGGTGGAAAAAAGAAAATTGACATAGGAACAGCAGGAAGTATTGCACTTCTTCTTCAGTCAGTGCTTCTACCTTTTGTAGTTGGTAATGAAGAGCTTGAGCTGACAATAATCGGTGGAACAGATGTTACAAGGGCTCCGACAATGGATTATGTAGCAAAGGTGCTTTTGTCTCTGATTAAAAAATTAGGTGTGGAAGCAGAGATTCATGTGGAACAGCATGGGTTTTATCCTGCAGGAGGTGGAATTGTTAATCTCAATCTGCGAAAATCACAGCTTCATTCATGGGTCTGTACGAAACCTGAAGGGGAACTTGAGTTGGTGGGGAAGATTGTTTGTGCCCATCTACCAGAACATGTGCCTTCAAGAATGAAGCATGCTGCTCTTAAAGTGTTTCTCGGCGAAGAGATGGCGGTAGAAATAGAATGGGTGCGCGCGAGATGTCCTGGTGTGAGCATCACTCTGTGGGGGCAGTATGAGAACACCGTGCTTGGAAGTTCGGGTGTGGGAGAAAAGGGTGTGCCAGCAGAGCAGATTGGCGAGGAGTGTGCAGATGAGTTGAAGCGAAATTTGGCAAATGAGTGCACAGTGGACTCAAAAATGGCAGACCAGATTTTACCGTTTTTAGCGGTTGCAGAGGGCAGGTCTGAATTCACAACGAAGTATGTGAGCTTGCATGCAAGAACTGTTGCCTGGGTGATTGATAAATTTTTACAGAAAAAAATTGAATTTGTTGAGGAGAAGGAAAAGGTTGTGGTAAGGGTGAGTTAA
- a CDS encoding DNA topoisomerase IV subunit A gives MEAEKKEKMLKIVEEIYNQIANGEIPAMKVSVRSKQNISFSTKTNVWKLGEMLGTRSAKKLDGALMLLRTMHMIEFIEEMLRTGKSSTLRELYYISEQWEIAKFGSEEESNKLVEDLEIVASAMREDFHLRPEENGASVIGNLTIEEVNRKGEKKRINCRDDVGDGGYALPYNVEKEKISFVEADAKFVIAIECGGMFDRLAENGFDEDYDAILVHLKGQPARSTRRFIKRLNEELGLPVVVFTDGDPWSFRIYASVAYGAIKTAHISEYLATPSAQFLGVTASDIVNYDLPSDKLTDKDIAALHAELTDPRFNDEFWKNEIELMLKINKKAEQQSLAKYGLNYVTDTYLPEKLQEMGII, from the coding sequence ATGGAGGCGGAAAAAAAGGAAAAGATGCTAAAAATCGTAGAAGAAATTTACAACCAGATTGCAAATGGTGAGATTCCAGCGATGAAGGTGTCTGTGAGGAGCAAGCAAAACATTTCGTTCTCAACCAAAACAAATGTCTGGAAGCTTGGGGAGATGCTTGGCACGAGAAGTGCAAAGAAACTTGACGGAGCTTTGATGCTGTTGCGAACGATGCATATGATTGAGTTTATTGAAGAGATGTTGAGGACTGGTAAGTCCTCTACCTTGAGAGAGCTTTATTACATTTCTGAGCAGTGGGAGATTGCAAAGTTTGGAAGCGAGGAAGAATCTAACAAGCTTGTGGAGGACCTTGAAATTGTAGCTTCTGCAATGCGAGAGGACTTTCATTTGAGGCCGGAGGAGAATGGAGCTTCTGTGATAGGGAATTTGACAATAGAAGAGGTTAACCGAAAGGGTGAGAAGAAACGAATTAATTGCAGGGATGATGTGGGTGATGGTGGCTATGCTTTGCCTTACAATGTGGAAAAGGAAAAAATCAGTTTTGTGGAAGCGGATGCGAAATTTGTGATTGCAATAGAGTGCGGTGGTATGTTTGATAGATTGGCTGAGAATGGTTTTGATGAGGACTATGATGCGATTCTTGTTCATCTGAAGGGACAGCCAGCAAGAAGCACGCGGAGGTTCATAAAGCGGCTGAATGAAGAACTTGGGCTGCCAGTGGTGGTGTTCACAGATGGAGACCCTTGGTCTTTCAGAATTTACGCAAGTGTTGCATATGGTGCAATTAAGACAGCCCATATCAGCGAGTACCTGGCAACTCCTTCCGCTCAGTTTCTCGGTGTTACTGCTTCAGACATTGTTAACTACGATTTGCCTTCTGACAAACTCACAGATAAGGACATTGCTGCATTGCATGCTGAACTCACGGACCCAAGATTTAACGATGAATTCTGGAAAAACGAGATTGAACTTATGCTTAAAATTAACAAGAAGGCGGAACAGCAGTCACTGGCAAAGTACGGACTGAACTATGTCACAGACACTTATTTGCCTGAAAAGCTGCAGGAGATGGGGATAATTTAA
- a CDS encoding nucleotide sugar dehydrogenase, protein MSIAVVGLGYVGLPLACKFADNGEYVFGIDVNEEKVNTINKGILPFGEDEPGLIELFERVIKSGRLKATDDFSVCREVDAIFICTQTPIDEITKEPIYDALKNAVLNVGKNIKPGILVVVESTVAPYTMEKMVKPILEEASGLKVGKDLQLVHCPERIAPGVTLLHIETMHRVVGGNTKEGIERAIQYYRKIVKGDLDPTDWLTAEVVKTVENAERDLKIAFANEIAMACEAIGIDYSQVRKFVNKAPLRDLVFPGPGVGGHCIPKDPYLFIYALKGKFKPKLLLTARKVNEKMPEHVVELVKKALKKNKIQMKDAIVTILGYAYKENTDDTRNTPAEEVRKLLEKKVKEVRVHDPHVNTKFVEKDLIKCIQDADCLVLVTAHNEYKELSPEILTQHLRHKIIVDTRNFLPEMEGFTQICLGVGK, encoded by the coding sequence ATGTCAATTGCTGTTGTTGGTCTTGGTTATGTGGGTTTGCCTCTTGCCTGCAAATTTGCAGACAATGGGGAATATGTGTTTGGAATTGATGTCAACGAAGAAAAGGTCAACACAATTAATAAAGGGATTTTACCGTTTGGAGAAGATGAGCCAGGTTTAATTGAGCTGTTTGAGCGGGTCATAAAATCTGGGAGGTTAAAAGCTACAGATGATTTTTCTGTTTGCAGAGAGGTAGACGCAATATTTATCTGCACGCAGACACCCATTGATGAGATAACAAAGGAGCCCATTTATGATGCACTAAAAAACGCAGTTTTAAATGTTGGAAAAAATATAAAACCAGGGATATTGGTTGTGGTGGAGAGCACAGTTGCGCCCTACACTATGGAGAAAATGGTTAAACCAATTCTAGAGGAAGCATCAGGCTTGAAAGTGGGGAAAGATTTACAATTAGTACACTGCCCTGAGAGAATTGCACCAGGTGTAACCCTACTTCACATAGAAACAATGCATCGTGTTGTGGGTGGTAACACAAAAGAGGGAATAGAGAGAGCTATCCAATATTACAGAAAGATTGTCAAAGGTGATTTGGATCCTACTGATTGGCTTACTGCGGAAGTGGTCAAAACTGTGGAAAACGCTGAGCGTGACCTCAAGATTGCATTTGCAAATGAAATTGCAATGGCATGTGAAGCAATTGGGATAGATTATTCACAAGTGAGAAAATTTGTGAACAAAGCACCATTAAGAGATTTGGTGTTTCCTGGTCCTGGTGTTGGTGGACATTGCATTCCGAAGGACCCATATCTGTTTATTTATGCCCTAAAAGGAAAATTTAAGCCAAAATTGTTGCTTACAGCGAGAAAAGTTAACGAGAAGATGCCAGAACATGTGGTGGAACTTGTAAAGAAAGCATTGAAAAAGAACAAAATCCAGATGAAGGATGCAATTGTGACAATTTTGGGATATGCATACAAGGAAAACACGGACGATACAAGAAATACTCCTGCCGAGGAAGTTAGAAAGTTGCTGGAAAAGAAAGTGAAGGAAGTGCGAGTTCACGACCCGCATGTAAATACAAAGTTTGTTGAGAAGGATTTGATTAAGTGCATTCAAGATGCTGACTGCCTTGTCCTTGTTACAGCCCACAATGAGTATAAAGAGTTATCACCAGAGATTCTCACACAACATCTCAGACACAAAATTATTGTTGACACAAGAAATTTTCTGCCAGAAATGGAAGGTTTTACACAGATTTGCCTGGGTGTTGGAAAATGA
- a CDS encoding glycosyltransferase family 4 protein, whose amino-acid sequence MNICMVAYTYYPKDPRVRKEAEALAGNGYSVDIICIRQSGEKREEIINGVRVFRLPMQTARESGKLRYVYQYLMFFLLATFAVSVFHFRKRYHVVHTHSLPDFIVFAGIFPKLFGAKLVLDLHESMPDIYLSKFNAREGFVYKLVCLAERISTSVADAVITVSEYIAKLLVERRTKKEKLTVIPNVPDIDFYPPKCSDAKDIVFAGNLTEYQDIDTVLDAMVKLPDFKFHIFGDGILLPRIKEKIVKLNLTNRVFLYGFVPQNELRRKLITSDWFIAVHPCRNIRLAWIALGNKALEYTFLGYVVVSSDMPGVREVFSDECFYYYLPEDAESLANAIRLAYSEKVKTIEKIKKAQEVIRRKGMSWSDVKGKLFQLYSRLTAES is encoded by the coding sequence ATGAACATCTGCATGGTTGCTTATACTTATTACCCAAAAGATCCAAGAGTGCGAAAAGAGGCAGAGGCGCTTGCAGGAAATGGTTATAGCGTAGATATAATCTGCATAAGGCAAAGTGGGGAAAAAAGGGAAGAGATAATAAACGGAGTTCGCGTGTTCAGATTACCAATGCAAACTGCACGAGAAAGCGGGAAGTTACGGTATGTCTACCAATACTTAATGTTTTTTTTGCTTGCTACATTTGCAGTATCTGTTTTCCATTTCCGAAAGAGATACCATGTTGTGCACACACATTCTCTACCTGATTTCATTGTGTTTGCTGGAATTTTCCCAAAACTCTTCGGTGCAAAGCTTGTTTTGGATTTGCATGAGTCAATGCCTGACATTTATCTATCCAAGTTTAATGCAAGAGAGGGTTTTGTTTACAAGCTTGTATGCCTTGCGGAGAGAATAAGCACCTCAGTTGCAGATGCTGTAATTACAGTTTCGGAATACATTGCGAAATTACTTGTTGAGAGAAGAACAAAAAAAGAAAAGTTAACAGTAATTCCAAATGTTCCAGATATAGATTTCTATCCGCCGAAATGCAGTGATGCAAAAGACATTGTTTTTGCTGGAAATCTCACAGAGTATCAAGATATAGATACTGTACTGGATGCAATGGTAAAACTTCCAGACTTTAAGTTTCATATTTTTGGAGATGGCATTCTGTTACCTCGGATAAAGGAAAAGATTGTGAAATTAAATCTGACAAACAGAGTATTTTTGTACGGATTTGTACCACAGAATGAGTTGAGGAGAAAGTTGATAACATCCGACTGGTTCATTGCTGTCCATCCGTGTAGAAACATAAGACTTGCCTGGATTGCATTGGGGAATAAAGCGCTAGAATATACATTTTTGGGTTATGTAGTTGTTTCTTCAGACATGCCGGGAGTTAGAGAGGTATTTTCTGATGAGTGCTTTTATTATTATCTACCGGAAGATGCTGAGAGTTTAGCTAATGCAATTCGTCTTGCATATAGTGAGAAAGTAAAAACGATTGAAAAAATAAAGAAAGCTCAGGAAGTTATAAGGAGGAAAGGGATGAGTTGGAGTGATGTAAAAGGGAAACTCTTTCAGCTTTATTCTAGGCTTACTGCAGAAAGTTGA
- a CDS encoding dTDP-4-dehydrorhamnose 3,5-epimerase family protein → MISGVKTKSLRVIPDERGRLMEILRADDEIFLKFGQVYMTTTLPGVVKAWHYHKLQTDYVCCLKGMIKLALYDSRPNSPTKGEINEFFIGEYNPLLVAIPNEVYHGWKCVSESEAIVINIPTEPYNRKQPDEYRLPPDTKEIPYDWILTPGKKHG, encoded by the coding sequence ATGATTTCAGGTGTAAAAACAAAGTCCTTGCGTGTCATTCCAGATGAGAGAGGTCGCCTGATGGAGATTCTGCGTGCTGATGATGAAATTTTTCTCAAGTTCGGGCAGGTCTACATGACCACAACATTGCCTGGTGTTGTAAAGGCCTGGCACTATCACAAGCTCCAGACGGACTATGTTTGCTGTCTCAAGGGGATGATAAAGTTAGCTCTCTATGACTCAAGACCAAATTCTCCCACAAAAGGTGAAATCAACGAATTTTTCATCGGAGAATACAATCCATTGCTTGTTGCTATTCCAAATGAAGTTTACCATGGTTGGAAATGTGTGAGTGAGTCTGAAGCGATAGTTATTAACATTCCAACAGAACCATACAATCGCAAGCAACCAGATGAATACCGCTTACCACCCGACACAAAGGAAATTCCATATGACTGGATTCTTACACCCGGGAAGAAACATGGGTAG
- a CDS encoding glycosyltransferase family 4 protein, which yields MKIISIGNTPLTNLQYGGTIGIILHLTALSRFADVTYINCSRFPEVNPKSLPFEVLNVPISSKGYLVQKGISGILRPFTIIPSVPIVNEINMFLSPNTRKKVKTIVADYAKRVGEIAILFESPMGNTLVDSLHDYPKVLRAHNFEAEYFRSHTKPTYYFNKLFYNYFEGQFAKKCNLIFSISKEDMIGMSEYYKIEKNKFIYVPASIDTKKIKPFTEEEKQIAKAELDLVGKKVAVFIGGGSVRDRVLAVPTITRLAEKFENLYFLIAGKISKLFTPRKNLRLMGYIDEETKKLCLAAADFALNPTAFGTGMNIKMLEYLAYGLPVITTPEGTRGFSLIHGSNAFVCHVESFEEVIETIIHERIDCVKIGKSGRTLVEKEYDAAIVGKRAVDAILRLLKRD from the coding sequence ATGAAGATAATCTCTATCGGAAACACACCTCTCACAAATTTACAGTACGGTGGGACCATCGGAATAATTTTACATCTTACAGCACTCTCTAGGTTTGCCGATGTAACTTACATTAATTGTTCCAGGTTTCCTGAAGTGAATCCCAAAAGCCTCCCATTTGAGGTGTTAAATGTGCCTATCTCTTCAAAAGGTTATCTAGTCCAGAAAGGAATTTCAGGGATTTTAAGGCCTTTCACAATTATTCCCTCTGTGCCTATTGTGAACGAAATTAATATGTTTTTGAGTCCTAACACAAGAAAAAAAGTAAAAACTATTGTTGCCGACTATGCTAAAAGGGTTGGTGAAATCGCAATATTATTTGAATCTCCAATGGGGAATACTTTAGTTGATTCTCTTCACGATTATCCAAAAGTTTTGAGGGCACATAATTTTGAGGCAGAATACTTCAGAAGTCACACCAAACCTACCTACTACTTTAATAAACTGTTTTATAACTATTTTGAAGGTCAATTTGCAAAAAAATGTAATCTAATCTTTTCTATTTCTAAAGAAGATATGATCGGAATGTCCGAATACTATAAAATAGAAAAAAATAAATTCATCTATGTTCCAGCTAGTATTGACACAAAAAAAATCAAACCATTTACTGAAGAGGAGAAACAAATTGCAAAAGCAGAACTTGACTTGGTTGGAAAAAAAGTCGCTGTCTTTATTGGAGGAGGAAGTGTACGGGATAGGGTACTTGCTGTTCCTACAATCACCAGGCTTGCAGAGAAATTTGAAAATTTATATTTTTTAATTGCAGGTAAAATCTCAAAATTATTTACTCCGAGAAAAAATCTTAGATTGATGGGTTACATTGATGAGGAAACAAAAAAACTTTGCCTTGCTGCTGCTGATTTTGCCCTAAACCCAACAGCTTTTGGCACTGGCATGAATATAAAGATGTTAGAGTATCTTGCTTATGGGTTGCCAGTAATCACAACGCCAGAAGGAACAAGAGGATTTTCTCTCATTCATGGCTCAAATGCATTTGTATGTCATGTAGAGTCCTTTGAAGAGGTCATAGAAACCATCATTCACGAAAGGATTGACTGTGTAAAAATTGGTAAATCTGGTCGTACTCTCGTTGAAAAAGAATACGATGCGGCTATTGTAGGAAAACGAGCCGTGGATGCTATTCTCAGATTGCTGAAAAGAGATTAG